A single Methylosinus sp. H3A DNA region contains:
- a CDS encoding IS1380 family transposase → MNDFTLPLSGLSPVSGKAVVAKFDGGLLSSDGGVLLLREIEQRLRVAERLAGCIRDPRDPDLVTHTLADIIRFRLLMIGAGYEDGNDASALRGDPMFKMAQGLAPSERELASQSTISRFENLPDARALLRMGRAMADLYCESFHRVPERITLDIDDTFDAVHGGQQLRLFNAHHDEYGFQPIVVFDGSGRFVSAMLRPAKRPSGKEAERFLRRLLRSIRANWPRTKILLRADSHYCTPETIDFCRANGLDFIFGVAPTTTLRSHILGLEAKTKAVFEAAPSAGKARRYKEFLDGAQSWSRVERIIARTEAGPDGVDTRFVVTNLEARNARRLYEDVYCRRGQAENHIKSWKTHLCADRTSCMKATANQLRLFLHAGAYWIMWGLRMAAPKRSSWRTAQFDTLRLRLVKIAARVVEMKTAIKIHLPTSCPDRQFLRIALARIPRLAT, encoded by the coding sequence ATGAACGATTTTACCCTGCCGCTTTCCGGCCTGTCACCTGTTTCCGGCAAGGCTGTCGTCGCCAAATTCGACGGCGGCCTGCTGTCATCCGATGGCGGCGTGCTGCTGCTGCGTGAGATCGAGCAGCGCCTGCGCGTCGCGGAGCGGCTCGCCGGCTGCATCCGTGATCCGCGCGATCCCGATCTCGTCACCCATACGCTCGCCGACATCATTCGCTTTCGCCTCCTCATGATCGGCGCCGGCTATGAGGACGGCAACGACGCCTCGGCGCTGCGCGGCGATCCGATGTTCAAGATGGCGCAAGGGCTCGCGCCTTCCGAGCGCGAGCTCGCCTCGCAATCAACGATCTCGCGCTTCGAGAATCTGCCGGACGCTCGCGCTCTGCTGCGCATGGGCCGCGCCATGGCCGATCTCTATTGCGAGTCGTTCCATCGCGTTCCAGAGCGCATCACGCTCGACATCGACGACACTTTCGACGCCGTCCATGGAGGCCAGCAACTCCGCCTCTTCAATGCGCATCATGACGAATATGGCTTTCAGCCGATCGTCGTGTTCGACGGCTCCGGCCGCTTCGTGTCCGCCATGCTGCGGCCGGCCAAGCGCCCCAGCGGAAAAGAGGCCGAACGCTTCCTGCGCCGCCTGCTGCGCAGCATCCGCGCCAATTGGCCGAGAACGAAAATTCTGCTGCGCGCCGACAGCCATTATTGCACGCCCGAGACGATCGACTTCTGCCGCGCCAATGGCCTCGACTTCATCTTCGGCGTCGCCCCGACGACGACGCTGAGGTCGCATATCCTCGGGCTCGAAGCCAAAACCAAGGCCGTGTTCGAAGCGGCGCCTTCGGCCGGCAAGGCGCGGCGCTACAAGGAATTCCTCGACGGCGCGCAGAGCTGGAGCCGCGTCGAGCGTATCATCGCGCGAACCGAAGCCGGGCCCGACGGCGTCGACACGCGCTTCGTCGTCACCAATCTCGAGGCCCGCAACGCCCGCCGTCTCTATGAAGATGTCTACTGCCGGCGCGGCCAGGCCGAGAACCATATAAAATCCTGGAAGACGCATCTTTGCGCCGACCGAACCTCATGCATGAAAGCGACGGCCAATCAGCTTCGCCTGTTCCTGCACGCCGGCGCCTATTGGATCATGTGGGGCCTGCGCATGGCCGCGCCCAAGCGCTCGTCTTGGCGCACGGCTCAGTTCGATACTCTTCGTCTGCGCCTCGTGAAGATCGCCGCGCGCGTCGTCGAGATGAAGACCGCCATCAAAATCCATCTGCCGACCAGCTGTCCCGACCGGCAATTCCTCCGCATTGCGCTCGCGCGCATCCCGCGCCTCGCGACATGA
- a CDS encoding single-stranded DNA-binding protein, producing MTSRNFFVISGNVSQAPRQFGDRTPKTVITIGVDEFWTDKETGERKKKTDFLTAFTFNRKIGDYIIANVKIGWQVNIDGRIRANSYEKGADRIYTTELEIGRIDAHPISDTRGGDDE from the coding sequence ATGACCTCGCGCAATTTTTTTGTGATTTCGGGCAATGTATCTCAGGCCCCCCGTCAATTCGGGGACCGAACTCCCAAAACCGTCATAACCATAGGCGTCGATGAATTTTGGACTGACAAAGAAACGGGGGAGCGGAAGAAAAAAACCGACTTCCTGACAGCTTTCACCTTCAACCGAAAAATTGGCGATTACATTATCGCCAACGTCAAGATCGGGTGGCAAGTCAACATAGACGGCCGCATTAGGGCCAATTCTTACGAAAAGGGCGCCGATCGCATCTACACGACGGAACTGGAGATCGGCCGGATTGACGCGCATCCCATAAGCGACACACGCGGCGGCGACGACGAGTAG
- a CDS encoding DUF2493 domain-containing protein: MITEREDDNEPQHASSPTDHLLQELQLYGHRPFEDEPDRRPLPEGGLVAGAVSDIFDALIVALQDTRLEPDLPDLLWSTVNLFQRAAERVDRQLDDNEQSQRRSQREQDGGEIKSVELERLIAEGQTLLERRDAFELMRDQAADHFERHTGSAWRPRSRSMVNHRNLTAAMIDSRDFLAAKKRADNEVLLPPGPKIAVTGGLDFNDHRLIWAKLDQVRAKHPDMVLLHGGSPKGAELIAARWADHRKVTQIAFKPDWTKHAKSAPFKRNDAMLETLPIGVIVFPGTGIQENLADKARKLGIPVWKFGTGGA; the protein is encoded by the coding sequence ATGATCACTGAACGCGAAGACGACAACGAGCCCCAGCACGCTTCTTCCCCCACCGACCATCTCTTGCAGGAGCTCCAGCTCTACGGCCATCGCCCCTTCGAAGACGAGCCCGACCGCAGACCATTGCCCGAAGGTGGCCTCGTTGCGGGAGCCGTTTCGGACATTTTTGACGCACTCATTGTCGCGCTGCAGGACACGCGCCTCGAACCCGACCTTCCCGACCTTCTGTGGTCCACGGTCAATCTCTTTCAGCGCGCCGCCGAACGGGTCGATCGTCAGCTCGACGACAACGAACAGTCGCAACGACGCTCCCAGCGTGAGCAGGATGGTGGCGAGATCAAATCCGTCGAGCTCGAGCGCCTGATCGCTGAAGGCCAGACCTTGCTCGAGCGTCGCGACGCCTTCGAACTGATGCGCGACCAGGCCGCCGATCACTTCGAACGACACACCGGCTCCGCCTGGCGTCCCCGCAGTCGCTCAATGGTCAATCATCGCAATCTCACTGCCGCAATGATCGACAGCCGCGACTTTCTCGCCGCGAAAAAACGTGCAGACAACGAAGTGCTCCTGCCCCCCGGTCCGAAAATCGCCGTCACTGGCGGACTCGATTTCAACGACCATCGCCTTATCTGGGCGAAGCTCGATCAAGTGCGGGCCAAACACCCCGACATGGTTCTCCTCCATGGCGGCTCGCCGAAAGGCGCCGAGCTGATCGCAGCCCGTTGGGCCGATCACAGAAAGGTCACTCAGATCGCTTTCAAGCCCGACTGGACCAAACACGCCAAGTCGGCGCCCTTCAAACGCAACGACGCCATGCTCGAAACCCTTCCGATCGGCGTCATCGTCTTTCCCGGAACCGGCATTCAGGAAAATCTCGCCGACAAGGCCCGCAAGCTCGGTATCCCGGTCTGGAAATTCGGAACTGGAGGCGCTTGA